Proteins from a single region of Novosphingobium sp. CECT 9465:
- a CDS encoding response regulator: MIDSDHGPVRSAPLRSSRSLGHALIVEDDGLIALDLAEALAAGGADSVVTCSSIAEAMEHLSRKVPALLILDVHLADRDDGWALAELAIQLGDKRPLVVFTTATPDSIPPSAAQLGHVLAKPFRIEDLIALVHRHTPTGLLGRIRGALANRG; the protein is encoded by the coding sequence GTGATCGACAGTGACCATGGCCCCGTGCGGTCGGCGCCTTTGCGGAGCAGCCGGTCGCTTGGCCATGCACTGATCGTCGAGGACGATGGGCTGATCGCGCTCGATCTTGCCGAAGCGCTTGCTGCAGGCGGAGCCGACAGCGTGGTCACCTGTTCCAGCATTGCCGAAGCGATGGAGCACCTTTCACGGAAAGTGCCTGCCCTGCTCATCCTTGATGTGCACCTGGCCGACCGTGACGATGGCTGGGCGCTGGCGGAACTTGCCATCCAGTTGGGAGACAAGCGCCCGCTTGTGGTCTTTACCACGGCAACGCCCGATTCGATTCCCCCGTCCGCTGCGCAACTGGGCCATGTCCTGGCCAAACCGTTCCGCATCGAGGATCTGATCGCACTGGTGCATCGCCATACCCCGACGGGTCTGCTGGGCCGCATCCGGGGCGCACTGGCCAACCGCGGTTAG
- a CDS encoding Crp/Fnr family transcriptional regulator, producing the protein MASDGETEEFVADTLEAGTAIRCVACPLIACEGLRQPPVELRQWIAAFRQGEARFVRGEQVFAQGSRPRQLYTLLSGVLMRTRLLEDGRRQVINFMFPGDFIGLQAALDGEMSHAVEAVTSATLCVFARERFFDMVASQPRLAFDMTWLAAHEEAALEEHIVSLGQRNARERMTALAVFLVQRAFDTGLAPDGVLTMTVTQGQIADMLGLSLVHTNRTMQTLRRLGIVDWTINAIRIPDFEKARQYARIDGNVSGSPRPYI; encoded by the coding sequence ATGGCGAGCGACGGCGAAACCGAAGAATTTGTTGCAGATACTTTAGAAGCGGGCACGGCGATCCGGTGCGTCGCCTGTCCGTTGATTGCTTGCGAAGGCTTGCGGCAGCCCCCTGTCGAACTGCGTCAGTGGATCGCGGCTTTTCGGCAGGGTGAGGCCCGGTTCGTGCGGGGCGAACAGGTCTTTGCGCAAGGATCGCGCCCTCGCCAGCTCTATACGCTGCTCAGTGGCGTACTGATGCGTACTCGTCTGCTCGAAGACGGGCGGCGCCAGGTCATAAACTTCATGTTTCCGGGTGATTTCATCGGACTTCAGGCGGCGCTGGATGGTGAAATGAGCCACGCGGTGGAGGCGGTAACGTCAGCCACCTTGTGCGTGTTTGCGCGCGAGCGATTTTTCGACATGGTGGCGAGCCAGCCGCGCCTCGCATTTGACATGACCTGGCTTGCGGCGCACGAAGAGGCGGCGCTGGAAGAACACATCGTCTCGCTGGGGCAGCGCAATGCGCGCGAACGGATGACCGCGCTTGCCGTGTTTCTGGTGCAGCGCGCGTTCGATACCGGCCTGGCGCCCGATGGTGTGCTGACCATGACCGTCACGCAGGGGCAGATTGCCGACATGCTGGGCCTGTCGCTCGTCCATACCAACCGCACCATGCAGACCTTGCGGCGGTTGGGGATTGTCGACTGGACGATCAATGCGATCCGCATTCCCGATTTCGAAAAGGCGCGTCAATATGCCCGGATTGACGGAAATGTATCGGGATCGCCACGTCCTTATATTTGA
- a CDS encoding response regulator transcription factor, whose translation MFNSQTNAPLILVVEDSVLVAMAIEDALQERGFAVVVTSTLAGAKELIGQQMPAAALLDLQLPDGISLDLASHLHRNGCRVAISSGFDSQGNCEGHDFAVQFRKPVSPDILVDWVTAVIAD comes from the coding sequence GTGTTCAACAGTCAAACAAATGCCCCGCTTATCCTGGTGGTGGAAGACAGCGTGCTGGTGGCAATGGCCATCGAGGATGCCCTGCAGGAGCGTGGCTTTGCGGTCGTCGTCACCTCCACACTGGCAGGCGCGAAGGAGCTGATCGGCCAGCAGATGCCTGCGGCGGCACTGCTCGATCTGCAATTGCCGGATGGAATTTCGCTGGACCTCGCCTCGCACCTGCATCGCAACGGATGCCGGGTTGCCATCAGTTCCGGCTTCGACAGCCAGGGCAATTGCGAAGGCCATGATTTCGCTGTGCAATTCCGCAAACCTGTGTCTCCTGACATTCTGGTGGATTGGGTCACTGCTGTAATCGCGGACTGA
- a CDS encoding response regulator, with protein MSLGAKVANQLPYLRRYARALTGSQAAGDSFVRATLEAALADDDLRTLIGEGRPQLYHAFNRVWSTAYVDTADRSSGVIGQHETAAQERLAAMTPANRQALLLTTLEDFSIDEAAFIMDRDAEEVESLVQDAIAEIDSESATSVLIIEDEPLISMQLEDLVRSLGHDVCGMAATRTQALDIVSREKPGLVLADIQLADGSSGLDAVDDILAMGSVPVIFITAYPERLLTGDRPEPTYLVTKPFQEQTVRTAISQALFFGSSRPLD; from the coding sequence ATGTCTCTGGGTGCCAAAGTTGCCAATCAACTCCCATATCTTCGCCGTTACGCACGCGCACTAACCGGAAGCCAGGCCGCTGGCGATTCCTTCGTTCGGGCGACGCTGGAAGCCGCCCTTGCCGACGATGACCTGCGCACCCTGATCGGCGAGGGTCGTCCACAGCTTTACCACGCATTCAACCGGGTGTGGTCCACTGCTTATGTCGATACTGCGGATCGTTCTTCGGGCGTGATCGGCCAGCATGAAACTGCTGCGCAGGAACGTCTGGCGGCAATGACTCCCGCCAACCGCCAGGCGTTGCTGCTGACCACGCTGGAAGATTTCAGCATCGATGAAGCAGCATTCATCATGGACCGTGATGCCGAAGAGGTTGAAAGTCTGGTCCAGGACGCGATTGCAGAAATCGATAGCGAATCGGCCACTTCAGTTCTCATCATCGAGGATGAGCCACTGATATCCATGCAACTGGAAGACCTTGTGCGGTCGCTTGGCCACGATGTCTGCGGCATGGCAGCCACCCGCACACAGGCGCTGGACATCGTTTCGCGCGAAAAACCGGGTCTGGTGCTGGCCGACATCCAACTGGCCGATGGCAGTTCGGGGCTTGATGCCGTGGACGATATTCTGGCGATGGGTTCGGTGCCCGTCATCTTCATTACGGCGTACCCGGAGCGGCTGCTGACGGGAGACCGGCCTGAACCGACCTATCTGGTGACCAAGCCTTTTCAGGAACAGACCGTGCGTACCGCCATCAGCCAGGCCTTGTTCTTTGGGTCGAGCCGTCCACTGGATTGA
- a CDS encoding CHASE domain-containing protein: MEKLLANKKLTPRWYERFPRAVPVGIFGLTMAVALLSVYAIENAEDMRQTAQIAQTAQAVASGLERRSNTNAAYLRSSAALFATQQIVEAPLFRTFIKQLHLEGRYVGSDGIGWAMKVDRDAIPTVEAIMRNDANPDFSIRPKPGPERPYVVPVMFLEPDSIRNRRAIGFDMFSESMRRTAMKAAERSGQPTATGHVVLQQEARPDGGAGFLVYMPVFALEAEGAAKRLRGYVYSPFDAQTFLESSFDAARLDGAGVRLYDEDANGMTLMAEVAPAERSGDAIRRPIEIAGHRFVIEIEAPATPMFSTMSVMTLLFGLLVATLLLVLARLLTQQAAEDRIALAWFEQQSSIRNSLTRELNHRVKNTLANVLSIISLTRRRAISLADFADSLEGRIRALSATHDLLTQSDWGTTPVALVIRAELAPYALDVQRHLTMEGPDVELAPNDALSLGLAIHELATNAAKYGALSVESGRVAITWEIAGENLARIEWVETGGPPIDVEQKRKRGFGTELIEKIVAHELRNPVDLRFDPEGVRCTLLIPVRRRNDFTMRQGRT; the protein is encoded by the coding sequence ATGGAGAAGCTTCTTGCCAATAAGAAGCTGACCCCACGGTGGTACGAGCGGTTTCCGCGTGCCGTTCCCGTGGGCATCTTCGGCCTGACCATGGCGGTCGCGCTGCTCAGCGTCTATGCGATCGAAAACGCCGAGGATATGCGGCAAACCGCGCAAATTGCGCAAACCGCACAAGCGGTTGCATCGGGGCTTGAACGCCGGTCCAACACCAATGCGGCCTATCTGCGGTCAAGCGCGGCGCTGTTCGCCACCCAGCAGATCGTCGAAGCGCCACTGTTTCGCACATTCATCAAGCAATTGCACCTTGAAGGCCGCTATGTCGGATCGGACGGGATCGGCTGGGCGATGAAGGTCGATCGCGATGCGATTCCGACCGTCGAGGCGATCATGCGCAATGACGCCAACCCGGATTTTTCTATCCGCCCAAAGCCCGGACCCGAACGGCCCTATGTAGTGCCGGTCATGTTTCTCGAACCCGATTCCATCCGCAACCGCCGCGCCATCGGCTTTGACATGTTTTCCGAAAGCATGCGGCGCACCGCGATGAAGGCGGCCGAGCGCAGCGGACAGCCCACTGCCACGGGCCATGTCGTGCTTCAGCAGGAAGCCCGGCCCGATGGCGGTGCAGGCTTCCTTGTCTACATGCCGGTATTTGCGCTTGAGGCAGAAGGCGCTGCAAAACGCCTTCGTGGTTATGTCTATTCACCGTTCGATGCCCAGACGTTTCTTGAATCGTCCTTCGATGCTGCCCGCCTCGATGGGGCCGGTGTGCGGCTGTATGATGAAGACGCCAATGGCATGACTCTGATGGCGGAAGTCGCACCCGCAGAACGGTCTGGCGATGCCATCCGCCGCCCGATCGAGATTGCCGGCCATCGCTTCGTGATCGAGATAGAAGCACCTGCCACGCCGATGTTCTCGACCATGTCGGTGATGACGTTACTGTTCGGCCTGCTTGTCGCCACGCTGTTGCTGGTGCTTGCCCGCTTGCTCACGCAGCAGGCTGCGGAAGATCGCATCGCGCTGGCATGGTTCGAACAGCAATCCTCGATCCGCAACTCGCTGACCCGTGAACTCAATCACCGGGTCAAGAACACGCTGGCCAATGTGCTCTCGATCATATCGCTCACCCGCCGCCGTGCGATCAGTCTGGCCGATTTTGCCGATAGCCTGGAAGGCCGTATCCGCGCCTTGTCGGCCACGCACGATCTGCTGACGCAATCGGATTGGGGCACGACACCGGTGGCCCTCGTCATCCGCGCAGAGCTTGCGCCTTATGCGCTTGACGTGCAGCGGCACCTGACGATGGAAGGGCCGGATGTGGAACTTGCGCCCAACGATGCGCTGTCGCTTGGCCTTGCCATCCACGAACTTGCCACGAATGCAGCCAAATATGGTGCGCTCAGCGTCGAAAGCGGGCGGGTGGCGATTACGTGGGAGATTGCGGGAGAAAACCTTGCCCGGATCGAATGGGTCGAGACTGGCGGGCCGCCCATCGATGTCGAACAAAAGCGCAAGCGCGGGTTCGGCACCGAACTGATCGAAAAGATCGTCGCGCATGAACTGCGCAATCCAGTAGACCTGCGCTTCGATCCCGAAGGCGTACGCTGTACGCTCCTGATCCCCGTTCGGCGGCGCAACGATTTCACCATGCGACAGGGCCGCACCTGA
- a CDS encoding NepR family anti-sigma factor: protein MSKEKPMNPGQQRRKSGKPRTPEWADGLKRLYDSVVDEPLPDSFAQLLDKLDDPSHG, encoded by the coding sequence ATGTCGAAAGAAAAGCCGATGAATCCCGGTCAACAACGCCGGAAGAGCGGGAAACCGCGCACCCCGGAATGGGCTGACGGGCTCAAGCGGCTCTACGATTCCGTCGTGGACGAACCGCTGCCTGACAGTTTTGCCCAATTGCTCGATAAACTGGATGACCCTTCGCATGGCTGA
- a CDS encoding sigma-70 family RNA polymerase sigma factor, giving the protein MAEADMSPRPAIDPVAFKRELTGVIPHLRAFARGLCGRPDLADDLVQETLLKAWAAQERFEPGTSMRAWTFVILRNAYLTDMRRNRFRADYDETVAERILVAPAAQEGPMHLSDMHRALLTLPPERREALLLVGAGGFSYEEAAQICGCAVGTIKSRVGRARAALSQMIENGQIPRRSTNDAVAHTAIMGELDHTVLHGHQND; this is encoded by the coding sequence ATGGCTGAGGCAGACATGTCGCCCCGCCCGGCGATCGATCCGGTAGCGTTCAAGCGCGAACTGACGGGTGTGATTCCGCATTTGCGAGCATTTGCCCGCGGGTTGTGCGGACGGCCCGATCTTGCCGACGATCTCGTGCAGGAAACCTTGCTCAAGGCCTGGGCGGCGCAGGAGCGTTTCGAACCGGGCACTTCGATGCGTGCCTGGACCTTTGTCATTCTGCGCAATGCCTATCTTACCGACATGCGCCGCAACCGTTTCCGCGCGGACTATGACGAGACCGTGGCTGAACGCATCCTTGTGGCCCCGGCGGCGCAGGAAGGGCCGATGCACCTTTCCGACATGCATCGTGCCTTGTTGACCCTGCCGCCCGAACGCCGCGAGGCCCTGCTCCTCGTCGGCGCAGGCGGGTTCAGCTATGAAGAAGCGGCGCAAATCTGTGGTTGCGCTGTCGGCACGATCAAGAGCCGCGTCGGACGTGCGCGCGCCGCGCTTTCGCAAATGATTGAAAACGGACAGATTCCGCGCCGCAGCACCAATGATGCTGTCGCGCATACCGCCATAATGGGCGAACTTGACCATACCGTGCTTCACGGACACCAGAACGACTGA
- a CDS encoding AI-2E family transporter has protein sequence MNQSTIPEQPLSPTGLDDLPDRRARLQSAIVLLLGLGLFLALPFVLSIGSVVFLPPVTAMIFTIVLSPLADRLTRLGLPNMLASLLAIMALVAVVLVALLLILQPAYVMVDQVPALARQVARRFTELRGNFSWIADVNRQLARITGSSSTREVVVATPSVIEQVAFATPSVILEVILTLLMTFFMIESRIRMKRRILLDRHSFNASVRLARVLRDVQERVASYILTVALVNFCVGVIVAFGAWMFGLSAPVMWGGLAFVLNFLPYIGPLMFMGLIGLVGLGTAPSVIVGLIPMLAYLGLHAVESNVVTPAILGARFTLNPVAILISISYFSWIWGVLGALLSVPILLSIAALLDHIGKPNLVGFMFGENLFEPGRLAGMDEDDPAAEVQPG, from the coding sequence GTGAACCAGTCGACCATTCCAGAACAACCGCTGAGTCCGACGGGCCTGGACGATTTGCCTGATCGGCGCGCGCGATTGCAGTCGGCGATAGTCCTGTTGCTGGGGCTGGGGCTGTTTCTGGCATTGCCATTCGTACTGTCTATCGGGTCCGTAGTGTTCCTGCCTCCGGTTACGGCGATGATCTTCACCATCGTGCTGTCACCGCTGGCGGACCGGCTGACGCGACTGGGCCTGCCAAACATGCTCGCATCGCTGCTGGCCATCATGGCGCTGGTCGCGGTGGTGCTGGTGGCGTTGCTGCTGATCCTGCAACCAGCCTATGTCATGGTGGATCAGGTGCCTGCACTGGCTCGGCAGGTTGCGCGACGGTTCACCGAATTGCGCGGCAACTTTTCATGGATCGCTGATGTCAATCGTCAGCTCGCCCGGATCACCGGCAGCAGTTCGACCCGTGAGGTCGTGGTCGCCACCCCTTCGGTAATAGAACAAGTGGCTTTCGCGACGCCGAGTGTGATTCTGGAAGTCATCCTCACGCTGCTGATGACCTTCTTCATGATCGAATCGCGCATCCGCATGAAGCGGCGCATCCTGCTGGATCGCCACTCCTTCAACGCCTCCGTCCGCCTTGCCCGTGTGTTGCGCGATGTACAGGAACGCGTGGCGAGCTATATCCTGACGGTGGCGCTGGTGAACTTCTGCGTTGGCGTGATCGTGGCGTTTGGCGCGTGGATGTTCGGGCTGAGCGCGCCGGTGATGTGGGGAGGCCTCGCCTTCGTGCTCAACTTCCTTCCCTACATCGGACCTTTGATGTTCATGGGACTGATCGGCCTTGTCGGGCTGGGCACCGCGCCCAGCGTGATCGTGGGATTAATCCCGATGCTGGCCTACCTGGGGCTGCATGCCGTGGAATCGAACGTGGTGACGCCAGCGATCCTTGGCGCGCGGTTCACGCTGAACCCGGTCGCGATCCTGATTTCGATCAGCTATTTTTCATGGATATGGGGTGTGCTGGGCGCGCTTCTATCCGTCCCCATCCTGCTTTCGATTGCGGCACTGCTGGACCATATCGGCAAACCCAATCTGGTCGGCTTCATGTTCGGGGAAAACCTGTTCGAACCGGGCCGCCTCGCCGGAATGGACGAGGACGACCCGGCAGCCGAGGTTCAGCCAGGATAG
- a CDS encoding superoxide dismutase, with translation MAISLPPLPYADDALEPAISATTLQTHHGKHHKAYVDKTNAAIEDSDLADASLEQIIAAAQAKGDKGLFNNAAQSWNHAFYWNSLTPEASAPTGDLASAIDASFGSLGALKAEMLAQGTAHFASGWVWLVAHGNSLKVEQTHDAATFATGEAKPLLVIDLWEHAYYLDHKNLRPDYLKAVIETRLNWAFASENLGRDGIWAYPG, from the coding sequence ATGGCCATTTCCCTCCCCCCGCTGCCTTACGCCGACGATGCGCTGGAACCGGCCATTTCGGCCACTACGCTGCAAACCCATCACGGCAAGCATCACAAGGCCTATGTCGACAAGACCAACGCCGCGATCGAAGACAGCGATCTTGCCGATGCCAGTCTCGAACAGATCATTGCCGCTGCCCAAGCCAAGGGCGACAAGGGGCTGTTCAACAATGCGGCACAAAGCTGGAATCACGCGTTTTACTGGAACAGCCTGACGCCGGAAGCGTCAGCGCCGACTGGCGATCTGGCGTCGGCCATCGACGCTTCGTTTGGCTCGCTCGGCGCACTGAAGGCAGAAATGCTCGCACAAGGCACCGCGCACTTCGCTTCGGGGTGGGTCTGGCTTGTCGCCCATGGGAACAGTCTCAAGGTCGAACAGACTCACGATGCCGCAACCTTCGCGACAGGTGAAGCCAAGCCGCTGCTGGTGATCGACCTGTGGGAACATGCCTACTATCTCGATCACAAGAATCTGCGTCCCGATTACCTCAAGGCCGTGATCGAAACGCGCCTGAACTGGGCCTTTGCCTCGGAAAACCTGGGCCGCGATGGCATCTGGGCCTATCCTGGCTGA
- a CDS encoding dicarboxylate/amino acid:cation symporter, translating to MTLPNLEKSSTALPPIAQVPALWTFMGLVGGLLGGLAVAFLAPGALPVVQTWVQPVGDMWLRALQATIVPLVVALLFTGVTQTIAMASAGAMARRSLGMFLGFLTFSAGVAIVFTPILLSLLPIPTEAGAALRNTLGATEPGPVPGVAEFLRAIVPTNVIDAAANDRLLPLILFVSAFALAVGRLAGPQREVMTTFFAALASAMLVVIGWVLALAPIGVFALSMAVAATSGTAAIGALAHYVMIVVLTGTIVLLAGYAFAVAIARQPLGRFARAMLPAQAIALSTQSSLASLPAMLGACRNLGVRETTSEFVMPLAVALFRATSPAMNLAVAIYVAHLYGVELSPMVLASAWLVAILVSLSSVSLPGSISFVVSVGPIAIAMNAPVAPLALLVAVEVLPDLMRTLGNVTMDVAVTAAVDRKAPRAD from the coding sequence ATGACCTTACCGAATCTGGAAAAATCGTCCACCGCGCTGCCGCCTATTGCGCAAGTGCCTGCGCTGTGGACATTCATGGGGCTTGTCGGCGGGTTGCTCGGCGGGTTGGCGGTGGCGTTTCTGGCACCCGGTGCGCTGCCCGTGGTGCAGACATGGGTCCAGCCCGTTGGCGACATGTGGCTGCGCGCGCTTCAGGCAACCATCGTGCCACTGGTCGTGGCACTGCTGTTTACCGGCGTGACGCAGACCATCGCGATGGCAAGCGCCGGGGCAATGGCACGGCGCAGCCTTGGCATGTTTCTTGGTTTCCTGACCTTCAGCGCAGGCGTGGCGATCGTGTTCACACCGATTTTGCTATCGCTCCTGCCGATCCCGACAGAGGCCGGTGCGGCGCTGCGAAACACCCTCGGCGCCACCGAACCCGGCCCGGTTCCGGGCGTTGCCGAGTTCCTGCGCGCGATCGTGCCGACCAACGTGATCGACGCTGCGGCCAATGACCGGTTGTTGCCGCTGATCCTGTTCGTATCCGCCTTTGCGCTGGCAGTCGGTCGGCTGGCGGGGCCGCAGCGCGAGGTGATGACCACATTCTTTGCGGCTCTGGCCTCGGCCATGCTTGTGGTGATCGGCTGGGTCCTGGCGCTTGCCCCCATCGGCGTGTTCGCGTTGAGCATGGCCGTAGCTGCAACCAGTGGCACCGCAGCCATTGGCGCACTGGCGCATTACGTGATGATCGTGGTGCTGACCGGAACCATCGTATTGCTGGCGGGCTATGCATTTGCCGTCGCCATCGCGCGCCAGCCGCTGGGCCGGTTTGCCCGCGCGATGCTGCCGGCGCAGGCCATCGCGCTGTCCACGCAGTCCTCGCTCGCCTCGCTGCCCGCAATGCTTGGCGCGTGTCGCAATCTTGGGGTGCGCGAGACGACGTCGGAATTCGTGATGCCCCTGGCCGTCGCGCTGTTCCGCGCGACCAGCCCGGCGATGAACCTCGCCGTCGCGATCTATGTCGCGCATCTTTACGGTGTGGAGCTATCGCCCATGGTGCTTGCATCGGCCTGGCTGGTGGCGATCCTCGTTTCGCTCAGTTCTGTCAGTCTGCCGGGGTCGATCAGTTTCGTGGTCTCGGTGGGACCCATCGCAATTGCGATGAACGCTCCAGTGGCACCACTGGCCCTGCTGGTGGCGGTGGAAGTGCTGCCAGACCTGATGCGTACGCTTGGCAACGTGACGATGGATGTCGCAGTCACGGCTGCGGTCGACCGCAAGGCACCCCGCGCGGATTAG
- the glmM gene encoding phosphoglucosamine mutase encodes MARKFFGTDGIRGRTNAGVMTAATAMKVGQAAGTYFQRGDHRHRVVIGKDTRLSGYMMESAMVAGFTSVGMDVVLLGPMPTPAVAMLTRSMRADLGVMISASHNPFEDNGIKLFGPDGYKLSDDAELSIEAMLEQDMTLADATQVGRARRIEDARGRYIHAVKASLPDNVRLDGLRIVIDCANGAAYHVTPSALWELGAEVIAMGVEPNGKNINLNVGSTHLDAIKAKVRETRADIGIALDGDADRLIVVDEKSQTVDGDQIMALIGTQLAARGELRGGGIVATVMSNLGLERYLNAQGLTLERTSVGDRYVLERMRSGGFNVGGEQSGHMILTDHATTGDGTVAALQVLSAMVSSGKPASELLHQFDPVPQILKNVRFAGGKPLEAQSVKDVIAEAEARLSGKGRLVIRPSGTEPVIRVMAEGDDAVEVEAVVDAICNAVRKAA; translated from the coding sequence ATGGCACGCAAGTTCTTCGGCACCGATGGCATCCGGGGCCGGACCAATGCAGGGGTGATGACCGCCGCCACCGCGATGAAGGTGGGGCAGGCCGCCGGCACCTATTTCCAGCGCGGCGACCATCGCCACCGCGTGGTCATCGGCAAGGACACGCGCCTTTCGGGCTACATGATGGAAAGCGCGATGGTGGCAGGATTCACCTCCGTCGGGATGGACGTGGTCCTGCTTGGGCCGATGCCGACGCCCGCCGTCGCCATGCTGACGCGTTCGATGCGCGCCGATCTGGGCGTGATGATTTCGGCCAGTCACAATCCGTTCGAAGACAACGGCATCAAGCTGTTCGGTCCCGATGGCTACAAGCTGTCGGATGATGCCGAGCTTTCCATCGAGGCCATGCTCGAACAGGACATGACGCTGGCCGATGCCACGCAAGTCGGCCGTGCCCGGCGGATCGAGGATGCGCGCGGGCGCTATATCCATGCGGTCAAAGCCAGCCTGCCCGACAATGTGCGGCTCGATGGCCTGCGCATCGTGATCGATTGCGCGAACGGCGCAGCCTATCACGTGACGCCTTCGGCCCTGTGGGAACTGGGCGCCGAAGTGATCGCCATGGGCGTGGAACCCAATGGCAAGAACATCAACCTCAACGTCGGGTCCACGCACCTCGATGCAATCAAGGCCAAGGTGCGCGAAACCCGCGCCGACATCGGCATCGCGCTGGATGGCGATGCCGACCGCCTGATCGTGGTCGATGAAAAGAGCCAGACGGTGGACGGCGACCAGATCATGGCCTTGATCGGTACGCAACTGGCCGCGCGCGGGGAACTGCGCGGTGGCGGCATCGTCGCCACGGTGATGTCGAACCTTGGGCTTGAGCGATATCTGAACGCGCAGGGGCTGACGCTGGAGCGCACATCGGTGGGCGATCGCTACGTGCTCGAACGCATGCGCAGCGGCGGGTTCAACGTGGGCGGCGAACAATCGGGCCACATGATCCTGACCGATCATGCCACGACCGGCGATGGCACCGTGGCCGCGCTGCAAGTGCTTTCGGCCATGGTTTCATCGGGCAAGCCCGCCAGCGAACTGCTGCACCAGTTCGATCCGGTGCCGCAGATCCTCAAGAACGTGCGCTTTGCCGGTGGCAAGCCGCTGGAAGCGCAGAGCGTGAAGGACGTGATTGCGGAAGCCGAAGCGCGGCTTTCCGGCAAGGGCCGTCTGGTAATCCGGCCTTCGGGCACTGAACCTGTCATCCGCGTGATGGCCGAAGGCGACGATGCAGTCGAAGTCGAGGCCGTGGTCGATGCGATCTGCAATGCCGTGCGAAAGGCCGCCTGA
- a CDS encoding DUF1272 domain-containing protein, giving the protein MLEMRPDCERCGTDLPAQSPGAFICSFECTFCAECADALDDRCPNCGGELMDRPTRAKALHAKHPPSVERKFRG; this is encoded by the coding sequence ATGCTGGAAATGCGCCCCGATTGCGAACGCTGTGGCACCGATCTTCCGGCGCAATCGCCCGGCGCGTTCATCTGTTCGTTCGAATGCACATTCTGCGCAGAATGTGCCGACGCACTGGATGATCGCTGCCCCAATTGCGGCGGCGAACTGATGGACCGCCCGACGCGGGCCAAGGCGCTGCATGCCAAGCACCCGCCATCGGTCGAACGCAAGTTCAGGGGTTAA
- the thiD gene encoding bifunctional hydroxymethylpyrimidine kinase/phosphomethylpyrimidine kinase has protein sequence MTPPRILSIAGSDSGGGAGIQADIKTITMLGGYAMTAICALTAQDTTGVHAVLPVDPAMVAAQIDACVNDLGVDAVKIGMLGSPEIAAVVADRLERLSVPIVFDPVMIATSGAALADAATIAAFERLMALATLTTPNVPELVALGGDAAMQKRGIAYIAKGGDADGPEVIDRLVVPGLPEKVWTAPRIVTRHTHGTGCTLSSAIATFLGRGASLEEAVEGAREFVRAALLAAPGFGAGHGPLGHQAVR, from the coding sequence ATGACCCCACCGCGCATCCTCTCCATCGCAGGCTCTGACTCCGGCGGCGGTGCCGGCATTCAGGCCGACATCAAGACAATCACCATGCTCGGCGGTTATGCCATGACCGCGATCTGCGCGCTGACCGCGCAGGATACGACCGGCGTTCATGCCGTGCTGCCGGTCGATCCGGCGATGGTCGCGGCCCAGATCGATGCCTGCGTGAATGATCTTGGCGTGGACGCGGTGAAGATCGGCATGCTCGGCTCGCCCGAAATCGCGGCAGTTGTGGCAGACCGGCTCGAACGCCTGTCGGTGCCGATCGTGTTCGATCCGGTGATGATCGCCACCAGCGGCGCGGCGCTGGCCGATGCGGCAACGATTGCGGCGTTCGAACGGTTGATGGCGCTGGCCACGCTGACCACGCCCAACGTGCCCGAACTTGTCGCGCTGGGGGGCGATGCGGCGATGCAGAAGCGCGGCATCGCCTATATCGCCAAGGGTGGGGATGCAGACGGCCCGGAGGTGATCGACCGGCTGGTGGTGCCCGGCCTGCCTGAGAAGGTCTGGACCGCGCCGCGGATCGTCACGCGCCATACTCACGGGACCGGGTGCACATTATCGAGCGCGATTGCCACGTTCCTTGGCCGGGGGGCTTCGCTGGAAGAGGCGGTCGAGGGCGCGCGCGAATTCGTCCGCGCTGCCTTGCTGGCCGCCCCCGGATTTGGCGCAGGCCACGGGCCGCTTGGCCATCAGGCGGTGCGCTGA